The sequence GACAAAGCCACGTCGGCATGGGCAAAGCCCTTGTGCACGCGGTAAGAAATGGCGCGGTCATTGTATAAAGAAGCAAATACGTGTTTCATGGCTTCTTTAACGTTGTCCAAACCATTAATGTTTAGGTAAGACTCTTGCTGACCCGCAAATGACGCATCAGGCAAGTCCTCAGCCGTAGCAGAAGAACGAACGGCCACAGAAATTTCTGCGCCATTAGCATCGGCCACCATTTTGTCCCAAGCCTCTTTAATGTCGGCATCCAACTGCTCTGGGAATGGCGTGTCGATAATCCATTGGCGGATTTCTTTGCCCACTCGAGCAAGTTCGTTCACATCATCGACATCTAATGCATCTAATGCTTGGTTAATTTTGTCATTTAAGCCATTGTGCGCCAAAAAGACACGGTATGCTTCAGCAGTGGTCGCAAAACCACCTGGGACGCGAACGCCTTTAGAAGCCAATTGACTAATCATTTCGCCTAAAGAGGCATTTTTACCGCCCACGCTTTCGACATCAGTCATGCGCAAGTTTTCAAACCAAATAACGTAGTTTTCAGCCATGTTGTAACATCCAGAAGGAAGATTGGGGAAATTAAAGAAAATTCAGGGGTACATTCTAGCCCTTACAGGCTTTTATGTCATGCCCTTTTGTCAATTTAATCCCTCAGTCAATTTTAAAGGTCCGCTGATTTTCATCAATAAAGATTAAAAGGGGGTTGTATCCACTTGTAAACACAGTAGAATCAAAAGTTGTCGCATAAATTGGCCTGAAACAGAAAACGACCAATTCGTTGTATTTAATATAATATGTCAAAAACAACCGTAATTCTTAAGCAGATAAAGAAAAATATTCATCTGGAAAAACATTATGCCAGATCAAGCCTTTTGCTCTGCTGTTTTTAACAACATCAGCCTAACTCAGGAACCTCCATCATGACGCAGCCTATCCGCCACGCTTTTTTTGTCTCCGACCGTACCGGCATTACTTCAGAAGGCCTAGGGGATGCGCTTTTAAATCAGTTTGAACAATTTCAATTTAAAAGAACCACCTTCCCTTTCGTTGATTCTGAAGAAAAAGCCCGTGAAGTCGTGCGTAAAATCAACGAAGTGGCCACCCAAAGCGAAAAGAACCCCTTGGTATTCTCCAGCATCGTAGACCAGGCCACCCGTGATTTAATTAAATCCAGTAAGGCCACTCACTATGACTTTTACGATGCCTTCATCACCAATATGGAAAACGAACTACAGGCCAAAGCCACCCGCGCCGTCGGCCGTACCCACGGCATCAGCAATACAGAAGCCTACGATGCCCGTATGGATGCGGTGAACTTCACCCTCAACCACGACGACGGCATCAGCTCGAAAGAGCTACAGCTGGCCGACGTGATTTTAGTGGGCGTGTCGCGCTCAGGTAAAACCCCAACCTGTTTATACTTAGCCTTACAGTATGGCATTCGCGCCGCTAACTATCCCTTAACCCCTGACGATTTGGATTTAGGCAGCAGCGAGCTGCCGAAAATGCTTAAGCCCTACCGCCACAAGCTGTTTGGCCTCACCATTGAACCGGCACGATTACACCAAATTCGGACTGAGCGTCGCCCAAACTCTAAATACGCCAGTATTGAAAACTGTCGCTCTGAAGTCAACGAAGCGGAATCCATGTTCCGTCAGCACGGCATTGAGTTTCTCAGCACCACGCATAAATCGGTCGAAGAATTGGCCGCCAGCATTTTGCAGCAAACAGGCCTAGAGCGCCGCTGCTAAGCTGAGCTAGCCCCGCTTCCCATCGCGTCACCCCAGCCTAAAATCACACGAGCGCTGGCGTGGCGCTTTTTCTATGCCGCACGCTTTGTCTCATTCATATCGGGGTATTTAGCCCAACACCCAGCGTCTTTTGCCCTACCCAGCAATGGAACCTTTTACCTATTGCTGGCTCAGTACAATCATGATTTAATCTTTTCATCCCTCATTTGTGAATAAAATCAACAATGAAAACACACTTATTATATGCACTATTACTGGCCACTTTAGTGGTTGCAGGCTGTTCATCATCAACCAAGCCGATCACTAAACCCCGCCCGAACCAAGTCTCAACTGCCTATAACTACAACCATCAAAATCACGTCTTGTCTTATCAAGACCCTGAATACGACCGCTTAGAAATGATGGTGGGGCTAGAGCTGAACATAGACCCCCGCTTAATTGGCGCCATCCGTGTGGCGGGCGAGCGCTCTAACGCCAACCAAATCTCACGCTCTGGCGCCCGCACCGTCTACCAAATTCTGCCCAAAACCCGCGCCGCCTTAATTAAGTTGTATAAAGTTGATCCATATCAATCTTCCTATCATGCCGCACTTGGCGCCGGCTATTTATTAAAAGAGAATCTGATTCGTAATCAGGGCAACGTTGATGCGGCCGTCGGTGAATACAACAGCGGCCTGTATCGAGAAAACTGGACCCAATCTACGCAGAATTATCGCCAGCGGGTGCAGCAATACCTCAACCAGCTGTAACCCTATGCCAGAAATAATGCCGTCGAAAAACAATTAAACCCATAGGGTTTTGTGTTTACGGCCGTATTTGGCTATAATTCAAACTTTATCTTTATTGATACTCAAGGATGCACAGCATGGGCTTTTTGCAAGGCAAAAAAATCTTAATCACCGGTATGATTTCAGAGCGTTCTATTGCGCATGGCATCGCCAAAGCGTGTCATGAACAAGGGGCTGAATTGGCCTTCACCTACGTGGTAGATAAATTAGAAGAACGCGTGCGCAAAATGGCCGCCGAGTTTGGTTCTGATTTGGTGTTCCGCTGCGACGTTCAGAACGACGACGAAATCACCGCCCTATTCACCGACCTCGCCAAGCACTGGGATGGTCTGGACGGCCTGGTTCACGCCATTGCGTTTGCACCGCGTGAATCACTTAACGGCGACTTCCTAGACAGCCTCAGCCGCGAAGCTTTCCAAGTGTCTCACGATGTGTCTAGCTACAGCTTCCCAGCCTTGGCTAAGGCCGCTCGCCCGATGATGCGAGGCCGTAAATCCTCACTATTGGCCTTAACCTACCTAGGCGCCGTACGCGCCATTCCGAACTACAACGTCATGGGTTTGGCCAAAGCCAGCTTAGAAGCCTCGATTCGCTTCACCGCTGCCGCAGTCGGTAAAGACGGCATTCGCTGTAATGGCATTTCTGCTGGCCCGATTAAAACCTTGGCCGCCTCTGGCATCGCCAACTTTGGTAAATTATTGAGCCACGTAGCCGAACAAAACCCATTGGGCCGCAACGTGACCACTGAAGAAGTCGGCAACGTAGCCGCCTTCTTGATGTCTGACTTAGCCTCTGGCGTCACCGGTGAAATCACCTATGTTGACGGTGGCTACAGCGTCAATGCCTTAAGCGTGCCTGAAGAACAGTAATCGATCATCAGACACTCCATACAACGACGCCTTGACCTTAAGGCGTCGTTTTTTATCGCCCCATACTGGGAAAATCTGCTTAAAAATGGCACAATCGCTGCAAGCCTGAGGCAGACATGCCCAAGCCATACTGCTAACTACCCCCTGACCAGAAAGCCAGCATGCCGACGTCGAGCACCAAAGCCACCCTTTACGGCTTAATCGCCATTTTACTGTGGAGCACCGTAGTGGGCATGATCCGCAGCGTCAGTGAGCATTTTGGCCCTATTGGTGGCGCAGCGCTGATCTACACCGTGGGCAGCATTGGCTTATTGCTCGTCCTAGGTCGCCCAAGGCTCAGCCAATTTCCTAAAGCCTATCTCTGGCTTGGCAGCCTTCTCTTTGTCGCTTATGAGCTGTGTTTGTCGCTATCGCTTGGCTTTGCCGACAATCGCCATCAGGCCATTGAGGTCAGCATGCTGAACTATTTATGGCCCTGCTTTACCCTCGTGCTGGCCCTCATACTCAACCGTCAAAAAATACGCTGGTGGCTCTACCCTGGTATCCTGCTGTCGCTGTTTGGCATTGGCTGGATTCTCAGCGGTGAAGGCAGTTGGTCGCCACAAAACATGTTGGCCAACGTCATCAGCAACCCCTTAAGCTATGGCCTCGCCTTTAGCGGCGCCGTCATCTGGGCCATCTACTGCAACCTTACTCAACGTCTGGCAAAGGGCCACAATGGCATCACCTTCTTCTTTATGTTGACTGCCCTGGCCCTGTGGATACAATATGGTTCCAGCCACGAACCAGCACTGCACGTTAACTGGTCGGGCGCCATAGCCGTTGGCTTTGCTGGCGCAGCTATGGCCTGCGCCAACGGTCTGTGGAACGTGGGCATGTTGCGCGGCAACCTCACCCTACTGGCCACCGCGTCTTACTTTACGCCGGTGTTGTCTACTTTTTTTGCCGCCACCTTGCTCAGCCAAAGCCTGTCGTGGACGTTTTGGCAAGGCGTACTGATGGTGACGCTAGGCTCACTCTTATGCTGGTTAGCCACTCGTTCGCCCGCTCCCACTCCCCCCATTAAACCTTAAGGATGCCTCATGCCCTTTTCTGATCAAGACAAAACCGCCCTGCTGGCCCTTAAAGGCGTCGGCCCTACCATCATCAAACGCCTAGAAGAAATGGGCTTTCACGATTTGGCTGCGCTTAGTCAGGCCAATGTGGCCGACATCACCCAAATGGCGTCTGAAATCACGGGTTCTACCTGCTGGCGCAACAGTCCTCAGGCCAAGGCTGCTATAGCCTCTGTAATAAATTATGCAAAAAGTCAGATTTAATCTGGCTCTCTACTCTAATATTGATTAGAATTGCTTTGTCTTAAACCAACTATTACTTATAGGTACCCAATCATGTCTTTTGTTAAAGAGTTTCGCGATTTCGCCATGCGTGGCAACGTTATTGATTTAGCAGTGGGTGTGGTGATCGGTGGCGCATTCAGCGGCATCGTGAAATCACTGGTGGACGATGTCATCATGCCACCTATTGGCTATGTCCTCGGCGGCGTGGATTTTTCCAATCTGTTTTTCACCATTAAAGAAGGCGCCACGGTCGCTGGCCCCTATCCTTCCGTTGCCGCCGCTCAGGCAGCCGGTGCCGTTACCCTAAACATTGGTCTCTTTATCAATGCCCTCATCAGCTTCTTAATCGTGGCCTTCGCCATTTTCATGCTGATTAAGGCCATCAATAAAATCACCCATGCCCAGAAAAAAGAAGCCGAACTGGCGCCAGCGCCCGAAACCAAAGAATGCCCTCGCTGCCTTTCTAGCGACATTCCGGTCAAGGCCACTCGCTGTTCACACTGTACTTCTGACCTATAAGGTTTAGGCGTTTTTAAATAAATAAAGCCAGCATATGCTGGCTTTATTTATGGCTAAAAATCCTTACAGCAAGGCTTCTGGCGACTCAGGCAGAATCTGGCCACCATCAATAATAATGGTTTGGCCGGTGATGAATGCGGCCTCTTTAGAGGCTAAGAAGCAGGCTGCATGGCCAATATCCTCTGGCGTACCTAAAGTATGGGTGGGCACTGCCGCCTTCATTTGATTTAAATACGCATCGCCCTGAGCCTGTAGGCCAGCGGTTAAGATATTGCCCGGCATCACCGCATTCACCGTAACCCCCACCTTGGCATATTCTAGCGCCGCGCTGCGCATAAAGCCGAGCTGGCCAGCCTTACTCGCACCATAATGGCTCCAACCAGGAAAGCCGGTCACGGCCCCGGTAATAGAAGAAGTAATCACCACGCGACCATAGCCTTGAGAGGCCATTACTTTTAATGCTGCTTGAACCACAAAGAACATACCCTTGAGGTTAACGTCGTGCATTAAATCCCAATCTGCCTCCGTCATGTCGGCCAAAGTGGCCTGCGGGAAAATACCGGTATTCGAACACAAAATATCTAAGCGCCCTTCTTCTGCCACAATCTCTTTGACCACGTCTTGGCAGGCTTTTTGATCAGTGACGTTCAATGGCTTAAATACCCCATTAATTGCCGCAGCCGCCTGAGGGCCTGCGATCGCGTCAATATCGGCAATCACCACCTTTGCCCCAGCACGTGCCAATACGGTGGCAATGCCCAAACCAATGCCGTTGGCGCCGCCCGTGACTAAGGCCACCTGATTATTTAATTTAAACATTAACGCCTCCTATTAATTAATATTAATAACAAACCTACGCCATCCCTCAGCCAGCGTCTGGCCATCAATCAACCACGCCCTCTTGATTTGGCCCTGACCTAAACGACGGCATCCGCCCAGATGTGATGAATGCCCGCCTTTAATAGCTGTAGCATTTCATTTTCTTCTTGGCCTTCTGGGTAAATAAACGACAGCTGCTCGGTCATAAAATACGCAGGCAATACCTTAATCAAACCCTTTTGCTGCGCCTCTAAAGCCTCATCCTCACGCACCAAAGCTAAGCCCACTTCGGCTGCAACCAAGTCGATGGCGGCAGAGATGTGGTCGCAGGTGGTCACGTGTTTGGGGCTAAAGTTGTGTTGGCGATAAAACTCGATCATGAGTTTACCTAGGGATAAAAACTGTGAAAACTGAATCCATGGATAATGAGCCAAAGCGTCATCTTCGGCATCAGCTAAGGCCCCATACCAAGCAGCCGGGCAAATCAGCACGTAGCGAAACTCTGACAACACGAGACTGTGCACGTTACG comes from Neisseriaceae bacterium CLB008 and encodes:
- a CDS encoding lytic transglycosylase domain-containing protein — encoded protein: MKTHLLYALLLATLVVAGCSSSTKPITKPRPNQVSTAYNYNHQNHVLSYQDPEYDRLEMMVGLELNIDPRLIGAIRVAGERSNANQISRSGARTVYQILPKTRAALIKLYKVDPYQSSYHAALGAGYLLKENLIRNQGNVDAAVGEYNSGLYRENWTQSTQNYRQRVQQYLNQL
- the mscL gene encoding large-conductance mechanosensitive channel protein MscL, translating into MSFVKEFRDFAMRGNVIDLAVGVVIGGAFSGIVKSLVDDVIMPPIGYVLGGVDFSNLFFTIKEGATVAGPYPSVAAAQAAGAVTLNIGLFINALISFLIVAFAIFMLIKAINKITHAQKKEAELAPAPETKECPRCLSSDIPVKATRCSHCTSDL
- the yddG gene encoding aromatic amino acid DMT transporter YddG, which encodes MPTSSTKATLYGLIAILLWSTVVGMIRSVSEHFGPIGGAALIYTVGSIGLLLVLGRPRLSQFPKAYLWLGSLLFVAYELCLSLSLGFADNRHQAIEVSMLNYLWPCFTLVLALILNRQKIRWWLYPGILLSLFGIGWILSGEGSWSPQNMLANVISNPLSYGLAFSGAVIWAIYCNLTQRLAKGHNGITFFFMLTALALWIQYGSSHEPALHVNWSGAIAVGFAGAAMACANGLWNVGMLRGNLTLLATASYFTPVLSTFFAATLLSQSLSWTFWQGVLMVTLGSLLCWLATRSPAPTPPIKP
- the fabI gene encoding enoyl-ACP reductase FabI, translating into MGFLQGKKILITGMISERSIAHGIAKACHEQGAELAFTYVVDKLEERVRKMAAEFGSDLVFRCDVQNDDEITALFTDLAKHWDGLDGLVHAIAFAPRESLNGDFLDSLSREAFQVSHDVSSYSFPALAKAARPMMRGRKSSLLALTYLGAVRAIPNYNVMGLAKASLEASIRFTAAAVGKDGIRCNGISAGPIKTLAASGIANFGKLLSHVAEQNPLGRNVTTEEVGNVAAFLMSDLASGVTGEITYVDGGYSVNALSVPEEQ
- a CDS encoding helix-hairpin-helix domain-containing protein, with translation MPFSDQDKTALLALKGVGPTIIKRLEEMGFHDLAALSQANVADITQMASEITGSTCWRNSPQAKAAIASVINYAKSQI
- a CDS encoding pyruvate, water dikinase regulatory protein — its product is MTQPIRHAFFVSDRTGITSEGLGDALLNQFEQFQFKRTTFPFVDSEEKAREVVRKINEVATQSEKNPLVFSSIVDQATRDLIKSSKATHYDFYDAFITNMENELQAKATRAVGRTHGISNTEAYDARMDAVNFTLNHDDGISSKELQLADVILVGVSRSGKTPTCLYLALQYGIRAANYPLTPDDLDLGSSELPKMLKPYRHKLFGLTIEPARLHQIRTERRPNSKYASIENCRSEVNEAESMFRQHGIEFLSTTHKSVEELAASILQQTGLERRC
- the fabG gene encoding 3-oxoacyl-ACP reductase FabG, coding for MFKLNNQVALVTGGANGIGLGIATVLARAGAKVVIADIDAIAGPQAAAAINGVFKPLNVTDQKACQDVVKEIVAEEGRLDILCSNTGIFPQATLADMTEADWDLMHDVNLKGMFFVVQAALKVMASQGYGRVVITSSITGAVTGFPGWSHYGASKAGQLGFMRSAALEYAKVGVTVNAVMPGNILTAGLQAQGDAYLNQMKAAVPTHTLGTPEDIGHAACFLASKEAAFITGQTIIIDGGQILPESPEALL